A DNA window from Camelina sativa cultivar DH55 chromosome 13, Cs, whole genome shotgun sequence contains the following coding sequences:
- the LOC104734677 gene encoding kinesin-like protein KIN-7L, chloroplastic, translating into MYFAFIQSNGTNEIEKPKIVSNSRVKKHASFSKRRRCRCYIDPAIELLSVSERFEFGICLMGGSKKVSKSRNAGFSKLKAAESSSSTTTYSSKHYPETSLDDNSYSSLTSSSPLGSSKLLLQYSGKVPPKPLQSKENVTVTVRFRPLSPKEICKGEEVAWYADGETIVRNEQNQSTAYAYDRVFGPTTTTRHVYDVAAQHVVNGAMAGINGTIFAYGVTSSGKTHTMHGDQRSPGIILLAVKDAFSIIQETPKREFLLRVSYFEIYNEVVNDLLNPAGQNLRIREDEQGTFIEGIKEEVVLSPAHALSLIAAGEEHRHIGSTSFNLLSSRSHTMFTLTIESSPLGDNNEGGAVHLSQLNLIDLAGSESSKAETSGLRRKEGSYINKSLLTLGTVISKLTDRKASHVPYRDSKLTRLLQSSLSGHGRVSLICTLTPASSNSEETHNTLKFAHRAKHIEIQAARNKIIDEKSLIKKYQYEIRQLKEELEQLKQGIKPVSQLKDISEDNIVLLKQKLEEEEEAKATLMSRIQRLTKLILVSTKTPQTSRLSYRADPRRRHSFGEEELAYLPYKRRDLMDNENLELYVSREGTPETIDDAFREEKKTRKHGLLNWLKLKKKDDSFGGSVSDKSSVVKSNSTPSTPQGEGSNFHTETRLTEDSALADQLLETRENKEAHEDSFHEIETPETRMKMIDQMELLREQQKILSEEMAQLSRSFKLLSEEAAKAPQNEDIKAEIKNLNGDIKAKNDQMATLGKQILDFVIASHDELDKSDIVQAVSEMRAQLNEKCFELEVKAADNRIIQEQLNQKTCLCEKLQEEVANLKQQLSDALELGDISSVTSHMQQLSGSPSKDEEKAIEAQAFEIEELRLKTEELSELKEQLELRNNKLAEESSYAKELASAAAIELKALSEEVARLMNDNERLAADLAAVHKGSVTPRGKIGNLRNGRRENHTKRKEQDSSLIELKRELIMSKEREVSFESALVEKYQKEAELQRTVEESKEREAHLENELANMWVLVAKLRRSQGADSGISDSVSETQQINHTGT; encoded by the exons ATGTATTTTGCTTTTATACAATCCAACGGAACGAACGAGATTGAAAAACCAAAG ATTGTATCAAATTCAAGAGTAAAAAAGCATGCCTCATTTTCTAAG CGGCGGCGATGCAGATGCTACATTGACCCTGCCATTGAG TTGCTTTCAGTTTCGGAAAGGTTTGAATTTGGTATCTGTCTGATGGGAGGATCTAAAAAAGTATCCAAGTCTAGAAATGCTGGATTTAGCAAGTTGAAGGCTGCTGAGTCATCGTCTTCAACAACCACCTATTCATCAAAACATTATCCTGAGACATCTCTGGATGATAATAGCTATAGCTCCCTtacttcttcatctcctctaGGAAGCAGCAAGCTTCTGTTACAGTATTCAGGGAAGGTACCGCCTAAGCCTTTGCAGTCCAAAGAAAATGTCACTGTCACTGTTCGTTTTCGTCCCCTCAG TCCAAAGGAAATCTGTAAAGGGGAAGAGGTTGCGTGGTATGCTGATGGGGAAACTATTGTGCGGAATGAGCAGAATCAATCAACGGCTTACGCCTATG ATCGTGTTTTTGGGCCTACGACGACAACACGCCATGTCTATGATGTTGCTGCTCAGCATGTCGTTAATGGTGCTATGGCGGGGATCAATG GGACCATTTTCGCATACGGAGTGACAAGCAGTGGAAAAACTCACACTATGCAT GGGGACCAAAGATCTCCTGGTATTATACTACTAGCCGTGAAGGATGCCTTCAGCATTATACAAGAG ACTCCAAAACGAGAATTTCTCCTACGTGTTTCCTACTTTGAAATTTATAATGAG GTTGTCAATGATTTATTGAACCCAGCAGGACAGAATTTGAGGATCAGAGAAGATGAGCAG GGAACCTTTATTGAAGGgattaaagaagaagttgtTCTATCCCCTGCTCATGCGCTTTCTCTTATAGCAGCTGGAGAAG AGCACCGACATATTGGATCCACAAGTTTTAATCTACTTAGCAGCCGGAGCCATACAATGTTTACCCTG ACCATAGAGAGTAGTCCCTTAGGTGACAATAACGAAGGTGGAGCTGTACACCTCTCGCAGCTG AACCTCATTGACCTGGCAGGTTCTGAGAGCTCAAAGGCTGAAACCAGTGGTTTAAGGCGCAAGGAAGGgtcttatataaataaaagtttgcTGACTCTAGGGACT GTGATATCAAAGCTTACAGATAGGAAGGCTAGTCATGTGCCATATAGGGACTCTAAATTAACCAGGCTGCTTCAGTCCTCACTGAGTGGTCATGGACGTGTATCT CTTATTTGTACGCTGACTCCTGCATCAAGCAACTCCGAAGAAACACACAACACATTGAAATTTGCCCATCGTGCTAAGCATATCGAAATTCAGGCCGCACGGAACAAG ATAATTGATGAGAAATCATTGATCAAGAAGTACCAATACGAGATTCGCCAACTGAAGGAGGAGTTGGAACAGCTTAAACAAGGAATCAAACCAGTTTCTCAGTTAAAGGATATCAGTGAAGATAATATTGTTCTCCTAAAGCAGAAA ctagaagaagaggaagaggctAAAGCAACTCTCATGAGTCGAATCCAACGGCTTACAAAATTAATTCTCGTGTCTACTAAAACTCCACAAACATCGCGGTTGTCTTATCGTGCTGATCCTCGGAGAAGACACtcatttggagaagaagag CTTGCTTACCTACCTTACAAGAGGCGGGACTTGATGGATAATGAGAACCTTGAATTATATGTTTCTCGTGAAGGGACTCCTGAGACTATAGATGATGCGtttagagaagaaaagaagaccaGGAAGCATGGCCTGCTGAATTGGTTAAAACTTAAG AAAAAAGACGACAGTTTCGGGGGATCAGTCAGTGACAAGTCGAGTGTGGTCAAGTCCAACAGTACACCGTCAACTCCTCAAGGAGAAGGCAGTAATTTTCATACAGAAACTAGACTTACTGAAGACTCTGCATTAGCGGATCAACTCTTAGAGACTAGGGAAAATAAAGAAGCTCATGAAGACAGTTTTCATGAGATTGAGACACCTGAG ACTAGAATGAAAATGATTGACCAGATGGAATTACTGAGGGAACAGCAAAAGATTTTATCTGAGGAGATGGCGCAACTATCAAGATCTTTTAAATTGTTGTCAGAAGAGGCTGCCAAAGCCCCTCAAAATGAAGACATTAAA GCGGAGATTAAAAACCTCAATGGTGACATTAAGGCAAAGAATGACCAGATGGCTACGTTGGGGAaacaaattttggattttgtaataGCATCACATGATGAATTAGATAAATCTGATATCGTGCAG GCTGTTTCTGAAATGAGGGCTCAACTAAATGAGAAATGTTTTGAACTCGAG gTTAAAGCTGCAGATAATCGTATCATTCAGGAACAACTCAACCAAAAG ACATGTTTATGTGAAAAGTTGCAAGAAGAGGTTGCAAACCTAAAGCAGCAGCTCTCTGACGCCTTGGAACTGGGAGATATCAGCTCTGTCACAAGTCACATGCAACAATTATCTGGATCCCCAAGTAAAGACGAAGAAAAAGCCATTGAAGCACAG GCATTTGAGATTGAGGAGCTTAGACTGAAAACTGAAGAGCTAAGTGAGTTGAAGGAACAACTAGAACTCCGAAACAATAAACTTGCTGAAGAGAGTTCATATGCGAAAGAGCTTGCTTCAGCGGCTGCTATTGAGCTTAAGGCATTGTCTGAGGAAGTAGCAAGACTTATGAATGACAACGAGAGACTAGCAGCTGATCTGGCAGCAGTGCATAAGGGCTCTGTTACACCACGGGGCAAGATAGGAAACCTGAGGAACGGAAGGAGGGAAAATCATACAAAGAGAAAAGAGCAAGACAGCTCGTTGATAGAACTGAAGAGAGAACTGATCATGAGCAAGGAACGTGAAGTTTCATTTGAATCTGCTCTAGTTGAAAAATACCAGAAGGAAGCCGAGCTACAAAGAACAGTAGAAGAGTCTAAAGAAAGAGAAGCACATCTAGAGAATGAACTTGCTAATATGTGGGTTCTTGTTGCCAAGTTGAGAAGATCCCAAGGAGCTGATTCAGGTATATCTGACTCAGTATCAGAGACGCAACAAATCAACCATACTGGGACTTAA
- the LOC104734679 gene encoding thioredoxin-like 3-1, chloroplastic isoform X1, whose product MAYENLKISHHIASLSTNIHTETKKKNLMAALASNPQMLTRQAHSNKNEQFRRRESLNLEKKCGFCVRRVHSNEKLGKSHMEKEWRRKAFWSSNTYQPTTVEMEPINNVEELDAVLSHARQLSQPIIIEWMASWCRKCIYLKPKLEKLAAEYNNRAKFYYVDVNKVPQTLVKRGDISKMPTIQLWKEDEMKEEVIGGHKGWLVIEEVRELINKYV is encoded by the exons atGGCatatgaaaacttaaaaatatctcATCATATAGCTTCTCTATCGACAAATATTCacacagaaaccaaaaaaaaaaatttaatggcaGCTTTGGCATCAAACCCTCAAATGCTAACTAGACAAGCTCATAGTAACAAGAACGAGCAATTTCGGAGGAGGGAGAGTTTGAATTTGGAGAAAAAGTGTGGGTTTTGTGTGAGGAGGGTTCACAGTAATGAAAAGCTTGGGAAGTCACATATGGAGAAAGAGTGGAGACGAAAAGCCTTCTGGTCATCAAACACATATCAGCCCACGACTGTGGAGATGGAACCCATTAACAACGTTGAAGAGCTTGATGCTGTTCTCTCTCACGCTCGCCAACTCTCTCAGCCTATCATCATCGAATG GATGGCTTCTTGGTGTCGAAAATGTATTTACTTGAAGCCTAAGTTGGAGAAATTGGCGGCAGAATATAATAACCG AGCAAAGTTTTACTACGTGGATGTAAACAAGGTCCCTCAAACACTGGTGAAACGTGGAGACATTTCG AAAATGCCCACCATTCAG TTATGGAAGGAAGATGAGATGAAAGAGGAGGTGATAGGAGGTCACAAAGGATGGCTTGTCATTGAAGAAGTTAGAGAATTGATCAACAAATATGTCTAA
- the LOC104734679 gene encoding thioredoxin-like 3-1, chloroplastic isoform X2, with protein MAYENLKISHHIASLSTNIHTETKKKNLMAALASNPQMLTRQAHSNKNEQFRRRESLNLEKKCGFCVRRVHSNEKLGKSHMEKEWRRKAFWSSNTYQPTTVEMEPINNVEELDAVLSHARQLSQPIIIEWMASWCRKCIYLKPKLEKLAAEYNNRAKFYYVDVNKVPQTLVKRGDISLWKEDEMKEEVIGGHKGWLVIEEVRELINKYV; from the exons atGGCatatgaaaacttaaaaatatctcATCATATAGCTTCTCTATCGACAAATATTCacacagaaaccaaaaaaaaaaatttaatggcaGCTTTGGCATCAAACCCTCAAATGCTAACTAGACAAGCTCATAGTAACAAGAACGAGCAATTTCGGAGGAGGGAGAGTTTGAATTTGGAGAAAAAGTGTGGGTTTTGTGTGAGGAGGGTTCACAGTAATGAAAAGCTTGGGAAGTCACATATGGAGAAAGAGTGGAGACGAAAAGCCTTCTGGTCATCAAACACATATCAGCCCACGACTGTGGAGATGGAACCCATTAACAACGTTGAAGAGCTTGATGCTGTTCTCTCTCACGCTCGCCAACTCTCTCAGCCTATCATCATCGAATG GATGGCTTCTTGGTGTCGAAAATGTATTTACTTGAAGCCTAAGTTGGAGAAATTGGCGGCAGAATATAATAACCG AGCAAAGTTTTACTACGTGGATGTAAACAAGGTCCCTCAAACACTGGTGAAACGTGGAGACATTTCG TTATGGAAGGAAGATGAGATGAAAGAGGAGGTGATAGGAGGTCACAAAGGATGGCTTGTCATTGAAGAAGTTAGAGAATTGATCAACAAATATGTCTAA
- the LOC104734676 gene encoding calcium load-activated calcium channel, with protein sequence MATAIPLFASFKYADSLTVVGISFCTALVCEAISWILIYRTNSYKSLKSSIDKASKKLETMKTDNTSSKLTVKKSKTKKIDRVESSLKESSRDLSLFKFKSGAVVALVLFVVFGLLNSLFEGKVVAKLPFHPITIVRKMSHRGLKGDDSTDCSMAFLYLLCSISIRTNLQKFLGFSPPRGSAGAGGLFPMPDPKTN encoded by the coding sequence ATGGCGACGGCGATACCACTCTTCGCCTCATTCAAGTACGCCGATAGTCTCACCGTCGTCGGAATCTCCTTCTGCACGGCGTTAGTCTGCGAAGCAATCTCATGGATCTTAATCTATCGCACGAACTCTTACAAATCCTTGAAATCTTCCATTGACAAAGCCTCCAAGAAGCTCGAGACGATGAAGACTGATAACACTTCCTCAAAGCTAACAGTAAAGAaatcgaagacgaagaagatagATCGCGTTGAATCCAGCTTAAAGGAATCGAGCCGAGATCTATCTCTCTTCAAGTTCAAATCTGGTGCCGTTGTGGCTTTGGTTCTCTTCGTTGTGTTTGGGTTGTTGAACTCGCTTTTCGAAGGCAAAGTTGTAGCGAAGCTTCCGTTTCATCCGATTACGATTGTGAGGAAGATGAGTCATAGAGGATTGAAAGGAGATGATTCCACGGATTGTTCCATGGCGTTTTTGTATCTGCTTTGTTCTATTAGCATAAGGACTAATCTTCAGAAGTTCTTAGGCTTCTCTCCTCCTAGAGGAAGTGCTGGTGCTGGTGGTTTGTTCCCTATGCCTGATCCTAAGACGAATTGA
- the LOC104734678 gene encoding gamma-tubulin complex component 3-like, whose product MEDDDQQKIADLVQELVHRLITQNPQTPNLDPNSPAFHEPLHYASRILTSRLKPSVFPDATAIAESLKRRLATQGKSSDALAFADLYTKFASKTGPGSVNNKWALVYLLKIVSDDRKSAINGLDSSVFLPNLGLGDGFFRGGEAKKKDLNNGVLLVSQDPENLHDEAFRMYAVLVKKENEVNEEVLVKDVLYACQGIDGKYVKFNSAIDGYAVQDSVKVPRATRVMVRMLSELGWLFRKVKTFITESMDRFPAEEVGTVGQAFCAALQDELSDYYKLLAVLDAQAMNPIPLVSESASSNNYLTLRRLSVWFAEPMVKMRLMAILVDNCKVLRGGAMAGAIHLHAQHGDSLVHDFMMNLLRCVCSPLFEMVRSWVLEGELEDTFGEFFVVGQPVKVDLLWREGYKLHPAMLPSFISPSLAQRILRTGKSINFLRVCCDDHGWADAASEAAAASGTTTRRGGLGYGETDALEHLVTEAAKRIDKHLLDVLYKRYKFKEHCLAIKRYLLLGQGDFVQYLMDIVGPKLSEPANNISSFELAGFLEAAIRASNAQYDDRDMLDRLRVKMMPHGSGDRGWDVFSLEYEARVPLDTVFTESVLSKYLRVFNFLWKLKRVEHALIGIWKTMKPNCITSNSFVKLQTSVKLQLLSALRRCQVLWNEMNHFVTNFQYYIMFEVLEVSWSNFSKEMEAAKDLDDLLAAHEKYLNAIVGKSLLGEQSQTIRESLFVLFELILRFRSHADRLYEGIYELQIRSKESGREKNKSEEPGSWISEGRKGLTQRAGEFLQSMSKDMDSIAKEYTSSLDGFLSLLPLQQSVDLKFLFFRLDFTEFYSRLHSKG is encoded by the exons ATGGAAGACGACGATCAGCAAAAGATAGCAGATCTAGTACAAGAGCTTGTTCATCGCCTTATCACCCAAAACCCTCAAACCCCTAATCTCGATCCCAATTCTCCCGCCTTCCACGAACCCCTCCATTACGCCTCTCGTATCCTCACTAGCCGCCTCAAACCTTCCGTTTTTCCCGACGCCACCGCTATAGCCGAGTCTCTCAAACGCCGTCTCGCTACTCAAGGTAAGTCCTCCGACGCGCTCGCTTTCGCCGATCTCTACACTAAGTTCGCTTCCAAGACTGGTCCCGGTAGTGTCAACAATAAATGGGCTCTCGTTTATTTGCTTAAAATCGTTTCTGATGATCGCAAATCTGCTATTAATGGCCTCGATTCGTCGGTTTTTTTACCTAATTTGGGGCTTGGTGATGGGTTTTTCCGCGGTGGTGAGGCtaagaagaaggatttgaaCAATGGGGTTTTGTTGGTTAGTCAAGATCCTGAGAATTTGCATGATGAGGCGTTTAGAATGTATGCGGTTTTGGTTAAGAAAGAGAATGAAGTGAACGAGGAGGTTCTAGTTAAGGATGTTTTGTACGCTTGCCAAGGTATTGATGGGAAATATGTGAAATTTAACAGTGCGATAGATGGTTACGCTGTGCAGGATTCGGTTAAGGTGCCTCGAGCTACTAGGGTAATGGTTCGTATGCTCTCTGAGCTTGGCTGGTTGTTTAGAAAGGTTAAGACTTTTATTACCGAGAGTATGGATCGGTTTCCAGCTGAGGAAGTTGGAACTGTTGGGCAAGCGTTTTGTGCTGCATTGCAAGATGAGCTCTCTGATTATTATAAGCTATTGGCTGTGCTCGACGCGCAGGCCATGAATCCTATTCCTTTGGTTTCTGAATCTGCTAGCTCAAACAATTACCTTACTTTGAGGAGGTTGTCGGTTTGGTTCGCGGAGCCTATGGTGAAAATGAGACTGATGGCTATTTTGGTTGACAATTGTAAGGTTTTGAGAGGTGGTGCGATGGCTGGGGCTATACATTTGCACGCACAGCATGGTGATTCGCTTGTTCATGATTTTATGATGAATTTGCTTCGATGTGTGTGTTCTCCGCTGTTTGAAATGGTGAGAAGTTGGGTTCTAGAAGGGGAGTTGGAAGATACTTTTGGTGAATTCTTTGTCGTTGGTCAGCCGGTTAAAGTCGATTTGCTTTGGAGAGAAGGTTATAAGCTCCACCCAGCGATGCTTCCGTCTTTTATTTCACCGAGTCTAGCTCAGAGAATTCTGAGAACTGGGAAATCTATAAACTTTCTTCGTGTTTGCTGTGATGATCATGGGTGGGCTGATGCAGCTTCAGAAGCAGCAGCTGCCTCTGGGACAACGACTAGGCGAGGAGGTCTCGGGTATGGTGAAACGGATGCACTTGAACATCTTGTTACTGAGGCAGCAAAGAGAATTGACAAGCATCTCTTGGATGTTCTATATAAGAGATATAAGTTTAAGGAGCATTGTCTTGCGATTAAGCGTTATTTACTACTTGGTCAAGGTGATTTTGTCCAATACTTGATGGATATTGTAGGGCCTAAGCTTTCTGAGCCAGCAAATAATATTAGTTCATTTGAGCTAGCTGGATTTCTTGAGGCTGCAATACGAGCATCAAATGCGCAGTATGATGACCGTGACATGCTAGACAGATTGAGGGTGAAGATGATGCCTCATGGCAGTGGAGACAGAGGCTGGGATGTATTCTCATTGGAATATGAGGCAAGGGTTCCATTAGATACTGTGTTTACTGAGTCTGTTTTGTCCAAATACCTGAGAGTGTTCAATTTTCTCTGGAAGTTGAAACGGGTAGAGCATGCTCTTATCGGAATTTGGAAGACCATGAAACCAAATTGCATCACTTCTAACTCATTCGTTAAGCTCCAAACTTCGGTGAAGTTGCAATTGCTCTCAGCCCTGAGACGGTGCCAGGTCCTTTGGAATGAAATGAACCATTTTGTTACTAACTTTCAGTATTACATCATGTTTGAGGTATTGGAGGTGTCATGGTCTAATTTCTCAAAAGAGATGGAAGCTGCTAAAGACCTGGATGATCTCTTGGCAGCTCATGAGAAGTACCTCAACGCCATTGTTGGAAAATCTCTTCTGGGTGAACAGTCACAGACCATCCGCGAATCACTTTTTGTCCTGTTTGAGCTTATATTACGGTTCAGGAGTCATGCAGATCGTTTGTATGAAGGCATTTACGAGTTGCAAATAAG ATCTAAAGAATCAGGACGGGAGAAAAACAAATCGGAAGAGCCCGGTTCATGGATCAGTGAGGGTAGGAAGGGCTTAACACAGCGTGCTGGTGAATTTCTTCAAAGCATGAGTAAAGATATGGACAGTATTGCAAAGGAATACACATCTTCACTCGACGGGTTCCTATCTCTTTTGCCTCTGCAACAATCTGTAGATCTCAAGTTTCTCTTCTTCCGGCTTGACTTCACTGAGTTCTACAGCCGGTTGCATTCCAAAGGATAA